In the genome of Candoia aspera isolate rCanAsp1 chromosome 1, rCanAsp1.hap2, whole genome shotgun sequence, one region contains:
- the URB2 gene encoding unhealthy ribosome biogenesis protein 2 homolog, whose translation MAAIYSGIHLKLKSSKTSWEDKLKLAQFAWISHQCFLPNKEQVLLDWVSHSLVSCNNKKLELPDEIVEKLWLYLDSIIHSKKLQNLFKDGKTVTLRFTIAQVINEKLSLAYTQKTLKNVKSVLSCCGGILSRPPLSIVYTAKFELLVHLLSKLAWLTCWQLSSEDAVSSQLFEVLQLSLRQYLLTQRQQTNANRVFGQVTQQLLQPCLLLRYLLIMKVWTEADADRIHPHLSKEVRNHVETLLKAGIFQQELLSSYREELLPEKESVSTKKGGLKSLLLPASTIQASLGDTAFCEQPLRGKVVAHSVSLLFKLFLETYNKPEDHLVCFHMLTKLFGCLRISGLQGNLWDNQLPASEWSSELLAVEQLLNLVLSNNIYNVAADRIRHREVQFHFYHQVAQLLMSHSQATIPAWFRCLKTLISLNHLIVDPDLDDLVALAWVDAEVSEPRTQKAQTTLVSTLFSTYAKLRQFQNLFQEVLSVILRPAAEESRLPLLPAGIRAKLRECLLDLPSNQGLDIVALTVEKCQAFVIPHVKGDSDMALKLLSISTLLYSVLFHMKSLDDSTPLSVVCRTQSLLETMQKNVIQVLFDLLKDSEAEGAELELWIEKVSNSAVLLACVWVESDTLFSLNCKQYVSPLAQINSLLHDSSEEIWDFSAIFPGLDAECWGKIDKLVKCSSPMSSYCTEWLVLQKMKKMLMHTSCWTEALYRTLQSAGAFILQSGRAYTNKEESEPWDGSASSITTITYPVAHWHLLVSNLPVLFPYLSENDTEYVAEVLLKTLLVKQTQATFADEDDSLLTVEKVSKDLLHSSLLPELQMLHCFFLSHIIQHCASVLSSTFPNVASQPLQLLCAGDIPWCEAVPAGHGASVRSSNDFSASWAVMEKVALSILSLVKDRSYATLEEEHIKELLGVLEIISALNVDSFFPLDFTRCFLLLISLTVNTRASTSCSKALSLKFLAACFHLLACLQAGRHANSSFKVLYASDVLEALLTSVFAGCKTFGSVLKIAAWDEFLHELQVFLEQYLQVTLERRQSVKLNLEKFLSFITICQPCTTSSGQWEHWSPAADQVLLAALIALCHILATYLQQHHGKPRTSGMLSIFLKQAMLQTGATVKFCLRNSTKGQPLPVAFIPHITTLLKADSSCFQSMVLAAGENELEGVMKPSKNWQLFHSELYQSFCVQILRELDLADGNPQFLHSALQFLTAFCSMPELYPPHINSIAIFNSVRKLLAGPEIKCQLIQDLDVPLTELIAQLVENSTTDDFCTMLRLLIEGLNVCNLWKQNPEIVLSAVTLLKMLLGCPLSGEKEKVFWFSSPQIITALAMQIKEASQDPVVFPVLVVPILEVSALLLRHGEGILSNPHHVTLVFNILLTVPLDQRMYSSIFLGIHEVLFSILQCHPKVMLKAAPSFLNSFHRLVISVMHEGRQKGERGTTDEFEAILKCAQLVERMYSYIAAKTEDFTVLSAFIVAQYVIELQKVTLHPTVKKHLTEGIYHIIDLCKERDIKFLNVSLPAGVREVFKELYRDYAHYHKALKQGDEKYKA comes from the exons ATGGCTGCAATTTACTCTGGTATTCATCTGAAGCTGAAAAGCTCAAAGACATCTTGGGAGGACAAACTCAAGTTGGCTCAGTTTGCATGGATTTCTCATCAGTGTTTCCTTCCAAACAAGGAACAA GTCTTACTTGACTGGGTGAGTCATAGCCTGGTTTCTTGCAACAATAAGAAACTTGAATTGCCAGATGAAATAGTTGAGAAGCTTTGGCTATACCTGGACAGCATCATTCACAGCAAAAAGCTACAGAATCTCTTCAAGGATGGAAAAACAGTCACTCTGCGTTTTACAATTGCACAG GTCATAAACGAAAAGCTTTCTCTTGCCTACACTCAAAAAACACTGAAGAACGTCAAGTCAGTGCTAAGTTGTTGTGGTGGCATCCTTTCCAGACCTCCTCTTTCAATAGTCTATACTGCAAAATTTGAACTGCTGGTGCATCTTCTAAGTAAGTTGGCCTGGCTAACCTGTTGGCAGTTATCATCAGAAGATGCTGTATCCTCTCAGTTGTTTGAAGTCCTTCAACTGAGCCTCAGGCAGTACCTTCTAACTCAACGGCAGCAAACCAATGCAAATCGAGTATTTGGACAAGTAACCCAACAACTGCTTCAGCCGTGCCTGTTGCTTAGATACTTGCTAATAATGAAAGTATggacagaagcagatgctgaTCGCATTCATCCACATCTGAGCAAGGAAGTCCGGAATCATGTAGAGACTTTGCTCAAGGCTGGCATTTTCCAACAGGAGCTCCTGTCCTCCTACAGAGAAGAGCTGTTGCCAGAGAAGGAATCTGTCAGCACAAAGAAAGGGGGCTTGAAATCTCTGCTGCTACCAGCCAGTACAATCCAGGCTTCTTTAGGAGACACTGCCTTTTGCGAACAACCTCTTCGTGGAAAAGTGGTAGCACATTCAGTGTCTTTGCTCTTCAAGCTTTTTTTAGAGACTTACAATAAGCCTGAAGACCATTTGGTCTGCTTCCACATGCTTACCAAACTTTTTGGTTGCTTACGGATTTCTGGCCTGCAAGGGAATCTTTGGGACAACCAGCTTCCAGCATCAGAATGGAGCTCAGAGCTGCTTGCAGTGGAGCAGCTTCTCAATTTGGTGCTGAGCAACAATATTTATAATGTTGCTGCTGATCGGATTCGGCACCGGGAGGTCCAGTTTCACTTTTACCACCAGGTAGCACAGTTGCTGATGAGTCATTCACAGGCCACCATACCTGCCTGGTTTAGGTGTCTCAAGACCTTGATTTCAttaaatcatttgattgtggatcCTGACTTGGATGACTTAGTGGCCTTGGCTTGGGTTGATGCAGAAGTCTCTGAGCCACGTACACAGAAGGCTCAGACAACACTCGTCAGCACCCTCTTCTCCACTTACGCCAAATTGCGCCAGTTCCAAAATCTCTTCCAAGAAGTTTTATCGGTCATTTTACGTCCTGCTGCAGAAGAGTCAAGACTCCCACTTTTGCCAGCTGGTATCAGGGCCAAGCTACGTGAGTGTCTTCTGGATCTGCCATCCAATCAGGGGCTGGACATAGTAGCTCTCACAGTGGAGAAGTGCCAGGCCTTTGTCATTCCTCACGTCAAGGGGGATTCCGACATGGCCTTGAAGCTTCTGTCCATAAGCACATTGCTATATTCTGTTCTCTTCCACATGAAGAGTTTAGATGATTCCACTCCACTGTCTGTTGTGTGTCGCACTCAAAGCCTGCTGGAGACAATGCAGAAAAATGTCATCCAAGTTTTATTTGACCTGCTAAAAGATTCGGAGGCAGAAGGGGCAGAACTTGAGCTTTGGATAGAGAAGGTCAGTAACTCAGCTGTTCTTCTTGCTTGTGTGTGGGTAGAAAGTGATACTCTTTTTTCCTTAAATTGCAAGCAGTATGTCTCTCCATTAGCCCAGATAAACTCTTTGCTTCATGATTCTTCTGAAGAAATCTGGGACTTCTCAGCCATATTTCCTGGTCTAGATGCAGAGTGCTGGGGGAAGATAGATAAGCTGGTAAAATGTTCCTCCCCAATGAGCAGCTACTGTACTGAATGGCTGGTGCTTCAGAAaatgaagaagatgctgatgcacaCCAGCTGTTGGACAGAGGCATTGTATCGGACCTTGCAAAGTGCCGGGGCTTTCATCCTTCAGTCTGGAAGAGCTTACACGAACAAAGAAGAATCGGAGCCCTGGGATGGCAGCGCAAGTAGTATAACTACTATTACTTATCCAGTGGCACATTGGCACCTGTTAGTCTCAAATCTTCCTGTCCTGTTTCCCTATCTTTCTGAGAATGATACAGAGTATGTTGCAGAGGTGCTCCTGAAAACATTATTGGTCAAGCAAACCCAGGCAACTTTTGCTGATGAAGATGATTCCTTGCTCACAGTGGAGAAGGTGTCTAAGGATTTATTGCACAGTTCTCTTCTTCCAGAACTGCAGATGCTACACTGTTTTTTCCTAAGCCATATAATTCAGCACTGTGCTAGTGTTCTCTCGTCTACATTTCCAAACGTTGCCAGTCAGCCTCTTCAGCTGCTGTGTGCAGGAGATATTCCGTGGTGTGAAGCTGTCCCTGCTGGTCATGGGGCCAGCGTAAGGTCTAGCAATGACTTTTCAGCCTCCTGGGCAGTTATGGAGAAAGTTGCTCTCAGTATATTATCCTTGGTGAAAGACAGATCTTATGCTACCCTGGAAGAGGAGCATATCAAAGAGCTCTTGGGTGTACTAGAGATCATTTCAGCACTGAATGTGGACAGCTTCTTTCCTTTGGACTTCACACGATGCTTTCTTTTGTTGATTTCTTTGACGGTTAATACCAGGGCAAGCACTTCTTGCAGCAAAGCCTTATCTTTAAAGTTTTTGGCAGCCTGCTTCCACCTTCTAGCATGCCTACAGGCTGGGAGACATGCAAACTCATCCTTCAAGGTTTTGTATGCTAGTGATGTTCTCGAAGCTCTCCTCACTTCTGTGTTTGCAGGCTGCAAAACCTTCGGCAGTGTCTTGAAGATTGCTGCTTGGGATGAATTTCTTCATGAGCTCCAAGTCTTTTTGGAACAGTATCTTCAGGTaaccctagaaaggaggcagagTGTGAAACTGAACCTGGAAAAGTTCCTGTCTTTCATAACAATTTGCCAACCATGTACAACAAGTTCTGGACAGTGGGAGCATTGGAGCCCTGCAGCTGACCAGGTTCTTTTAGCGGCACTAATTGCCCTGTGTCACATTCTGGCTACATATCTGCAGCAGCACCATGGAAAACCACGGACTTCAGGAATGCTATCTATTTTTCTTAAACAGGCCATGCTACAAACAGGAGCAACTGTCAAGTTCTGCCTTAGAAACAGCACAAAAGGCCAGCCATTACCTGTGGCATTTATACCACATATTACTACTCTTCTAAAAGCAGATTCATCTTGCTTTCAATCTATGGTTCTTGCAGCTGGTGAGAATGAACTAGAGGGTGTGATGAAACCAAGCAAAAACTGGCAGCTTTTTCACAGTGAACTGTATCAAAGTTTTTGTGTTCAAATATTGAGAGAACTTGACTTGGCAGATGGTAACCCCCAGTTCCTTCACTCTGCTTTGCAGTTTTTGACTGCTTTCTGTTCCATGCCAGAACTGTATCCACCACACATAAATTCTATTGCCATATTTAATTCTGTCAGAAAACTACTTGCAG GTCCTGAAATCAAATGCCAGTTGATCCAAGATCTAGATGTGCCCTTAACCGAATTGATTGCCCAGCTGGTGGAGAATAGTACCACTGATGACTTTTGTACCATGTTGAGGCTGCTGATTGAGGGACTGAATGTTTGCAACCTTTGGAAACAAAATCCTGAA ATAGTATTATCAGCTGTTACCTTACTGAAAATGCTACTTGGCTGCCCTCTaagtggagagaaagagaaagttttCTGGTTTTCTAGTCCCCAGATAATCACTGCTTTAGCT ATGCAAATCAAAGAGGCTTCTCAAGATCCTGTCGTGTTCCCTGTTCTTGTTGTGCCTATACTGGAGGTATCAGCTCTTCTTCTAAGACACGGAGAAGGGATTCTCTCCAACCCACATCATGTTACTCTGGTTTTTAACATCCTTCTGACTGTCCCTCTCGACCAGAGGATGTATAGTAGCATCTTCCTGGGAATCCACGAAGTGCTCTTTTCCATACTGCAATGTCACCCTAAG GTGATGCTAAAAGCAGCTCCATCTTTTCTGAACAGTTTTCATCGATTGGTTATTTCTGTGATGCATGAAGGGAGacaaaaaggagagagag GGACCACGGATGAATTTGAAGCTATATTGAAGTGTGCCCAGTTGGTGGAGCGGATGTATAGTTATATTGCAGCAAAAACAGAAGACTTCACTGTGCTGTCAGCCTTCATTGTGGCCCAATATGTGATAGAACTGCAGAAG